GGCGACTTAAATGCGTAAAGGAAAACCACTAAAAATGGGAGTAAATAAAATATTACGATAACTGTCACGATACTTTGGATAAGGAATGTTCCCTTGGTGTACTTTTTACTCATGTTATAATTCAACCTCCCTCTTACGCAGCACCTTTAATTGAATGAAAGCAAATATTAGTAAAACAAGAAGAAAGACTACACTCATCGCAGACGCATAACTTGACTGTTGGGACATGAAGGCAGTGTCATAGATGTGCATGATAGTCGATTTAGATGAATCCCCTGGACCTCCACCTGTTGAGGCGACTATTAATTCATACACTTTTAAACTTCCTGTCGCAATCCCAATGGTACATATTGTTATCGATGGCCCTAGCATAGGGATTGTAATATGAAAAAACTTTTGCCACCAATTCCCGCCATCCACTGTACATGCTTCATAAATGTCTTTAGGAACTGCTTGAAGTCCGGCTAAGTAAATGAGCATCCAATAGCCAATCCATTGCCAGTTGTTGGCAACAAGGAGTCCTGTTAAGACAGTATCAGGGCTTGAGAAAAAATTGAAATTGATACTAAGGCCAAATATGTCATTGATACTAGGTAAGATCGTTCCGTACATTTTTGTCCAGATTTGACCGACTAGAATTGGGCTTAATAAAACGGGAGCAAAAATAATCGTCCGATAGAAATTTTTTGCCTTTATGCTGCTATCTAGCATGACAGCAAAAAAGAAAGCTGCAATGTTTTGAATGATTGTATTAAATATCATAAATAGTCC
This genomic stretch from Neobacillus niacini harbors:
- a CDS encoding carbohydrate ABC transporter permease, with product MRLEGKNTQPMSITISSKPTSIVHKKKRVNARDIQYFLLLLPPLVFFIVAMIIPLIMGIYNSFTDWDGISLEKNWIGFTNYIEISKDEMFIQSFKFTGLFMIFNTIIQNIAAFFFAVMLDSSIKAKNFYRTIIFAPVLLSPILVGQIWTKMYGTILPSINDIFGLSINFNFFSSPDTVLTGLLVANNWQWIGYWMLIYLAGLQAVPKDIYEACTVDGGNWWQKFFHITIPMLGPSITICTIGIATGSLKVYELIVASTGGGPGDSSKSTIMHIYDTAFMSQQSSYASAMSVVFLLVLLIFAFIQLKVLRKREVEL